The Glycine soja cultivar W05 chromosome 4, ASM419377v2, whole genome shotgun sequence genomic sequence taataacctttttttaatattaaattagtaaAGTCTAATTCTTCCATCagaattgatttttcttttattttaattacatattaaaacaataaagcttgattttaaaaaaatgtaaaataggcCCTATCTCGAGTCTTgtcaaactaataattaatagtaCCGTGGCAACCTAGACAAGAACATAAATGAACATAAATgagtttactttttatatctcTAGCAACCGTAATGGAATAGTACGTAAATGCATTGCAAACAATGTAGGAATTATGAAACATATAAATACATGGTGATTCCTAAATTCCGGTTAGAGTTGTAAACATGGAGTTTGGTTATTGTGCAGTGTTTCTGATACTGCTTCTTCCAATCTCATGTGGAGCTTCTACCTCACTTgagaagaaattcaagaaatGCTTGTTAACCCAACTCAATGGCAATTCTGAATCCATTGAAAACATAACCTTCACCTCATCCTCCTCACTATATCCCCAAGTCTGGGATTCATCAGCACAAAATCTTAGATTTGTTAATTCCTCAAGGAAGCCTCTCATCATTCTAACACCTTTACATGAATCAGAAATTCAAGCAGCCATTCTATGCAGCAAACAACTTGGGCTGCAGATTAGAGTCAGAAGTGGTGGCCATGATTGTGAAGGGCTATCATACCTTAGTCTACGTAAGGCCCCATTTGTGATGGTTGACCTCATCAACATCCGTTCCATTGAAATCAACCTTGATGATGAAACAGCTTGGGTTCAGGCTGGGGCAACATTAGGTGAACTGTACTACAAAATTTCAAATGCAAGTGAAGTGCATGGATTCCCTGCAGGACCCGTTCCAGGTTGAGTAATGATACTTAAACACTCCTTCATTTTAAATACCCTACTAACacctcttattttctctctctctctctttcttttatcaCATCATAAATTCCATAGAACAGTCATACACCCACCATTGCACAATATCATACATCCTTAAGACACtccacaattttatttaattattatttttcttttattaaatatattaagtaataaaataattttatatcacatCATTGGCTGTTGGAGGGTTTGTTTTAGCATTTAGGGATGTCTGTCAATCTTTTTCCAACTCTATAATACTTAAATTTTTCTCTCTCACTAGGTATTGGGATAGGTGGGCATATCAGTGGAGGGGGGCAGGGTATGATGATGAGGAAACATGGCCTAGCAGcagaccatgttgttgatgcttACCTCATAGATGTAAATGGGACGGTTCATGATAGAAAATCAATGGGAGAAGATGTTTTCTGGGCCATAAGAGGAGGAAGTGCTACTAGTTTTGGAGTCATCCTTGCATGGAAGATCAGGTTGGTCAGAGTTCCAGCTATTGTTACTGTGTCTGAGAGACCACTGGAGGAAGGAGCCACCAATCTCATTCACAGGTGGCAATACATAGCACATGAATTGCATGAGGATCTTTTCATTAGAGTAATTGCTCAAAACAGTGGTGATAAATCGAAAACATTCAAAGCAACCTTCGGTTCTATCTTCCTTGGAGAAACAGACAGGTTTATCACACTGATGAATGAGAGTTTCCCAGAATTGGAATTGAATGTCAATTACTGCACTGAAATCAGCTGGATTCAATCAGTTCTGGTTGATGCCGGATACGACAGAGACGACCCTCCAGAAGTCTTGCTCGACAGAACTAACGAATTTAAAAGCTATTTCAAGGTCAAGTCTGACTTTGTGAAGAAGCCTATACCAAAATCTGGTCTAGAAGGAGCTTGGAAAATGCTTCTAGAAGAAGAAATGTTTGCCTGGCTGATAATGGAACCATATGGTGGTAGAATGAATGAAATTTCAGAATCTGAAATCCCTTTTCCCCACAGAAAGGGAAACTTGTACAGCATAGAATACGTGGTCAAGTGGGAACAGAATAGCAAGGAAACTTCCAAGAAGTATCTACAGTGGGCTAAAAGGGTTTATAGATACATGACTCCTTATGTCTCAAAATCTCCAAGAGCTGCCTTTTTCAACTTTAAGGATCTTGATTTAGGCAAAAACAAGCATCACAACACAAGCTACTCAAAAGCTAGTGTTTGGGGCAATAAGTACTTTAAGGGAAACTTTAGAAGATTGGCACAAATTAAGACAAAGTTTGACCCTCAAAATTTTTTTAGGAATGAACAGAGTATTCCTCTTCTACATACCCATCCTTCTTAGTTCTGAAGAGCGTGTGCATGACATTTTTTGGAGCACCTAGAACATTTGTGTAATATTTCAATATTATGTTAATATTGTGCTTTGTGTGATTGGTATAGACCCAACCCTAAAACATTATACTGCTTTTGTATACATTTCTGAGGTAGGGGATGCAAATTCAAAATGGATATAATGTATTTTCATAATGGGTGTGGAGTGTGGACTTATGTAACACTAAGTGAGATCCCATAAGAATGTACCCTCCTGTTGCTAATTATGTTATCTAATGACCCTTCCTAATTATGTCTGCTCTAGCTTTCATTCCTATCATATTATCtacatttcatttctttttgtcATCAAATTGCTAAGGAAAATGATTGTCACAATTTTGAGATGTGACTTCACAtgttgcttagtaatttaaaagGACATGCTGTGATGTgtagaattgaaaaaaaaatgaaattcgtGATTCATTGATTTGGAGTTTTGGGCTATTGGAGTGACCATTCATCACATTGGATTACTTTCAATGGTGAAGTTGTTTGATGTTTTAAGTTTTCACattgtcattttttataaacttgGGACATCTCCTGgccaaaaagtcaaaaaaatctTTTGAGGTGCTGATATTCATTTAAGGAACTACGTTCTCTCAATAGATGTTCTTCTAAGTACATGGATTTGGGGATCAAACCTCTAGCTACATGCTTAAAGGGTCTATATGTTGCTTTGTATCTTATTATTAAACCAAATATTTTGTTCACACTTAATGCAAGTTAAGGAATAAACTGCTAAAAAAGGGATAGACCCTTCAAGAAAAAGGTTAGTTGTTTTATATTGTAATTGTAAGTACAATAAAGAAGAGGCATGAGAAAGGAAATTTCCATGTCATTGGTTCTGAGTTCTGACACAAACTCTCATATTGTTTATTCACTTATTCACACCTTGTGTTCCCAATATGTTCTCAAAGAGGTTACAACTAAACTTCTATTCGTACTCTCGTTGTGGTCCGAATGTACTAGAGAGATTCAATACCAAAaagaaaacgaaaataaaacaCTGATACAATTGGAATCTGCTCAGCTGCTCTATGGCGATTGTGCAGTGGATAGCCAGCACCAAATCTCAAGTGAAAACACCTTACGAGAGAACAACTAGTTATAACcatcatatcaaaattaaaaataatagacaattgagattaaaatattttttaaaaaatgagttaaaatCTAGTATAACCAACAAATCTCTAAAagattcacaaaacaaaagtcaaatcaataaaaaaatctcaattatcacacccaaaaatattacaattaaccCACCTTCATGACCATCATCACATCCATTGCAATGACCATAACCGCATCCATTGCAACACAAAGTGTGAATAAACAATATGAATGAGTTTGAGCAGTTTGTTCCTTGTGTTAACTTGCATCAGGTGTGAACAAAATATttggtttaataataatatacaaaacAACAAATAGACCCTTTAATTATGTAGCCAGACATTTGATTTTCAGGTTTGTGTATATTTAGACCAATCAATTGATCTTGTGGAAGGGCATATACAAGCGTATACATCACATCAAGAACAAGATCTTCCTCTTGATCTCCCCTTTTTTACAAATCAATCGACTATTGGATGGAACAATAAGCCGTTTGACCTAATAAACATATAAACACATGGTGATTCCTAAATCCCAAATTGGATCACTTAATAATTGGGTTCACAGGAACAAATATATTAGGTTATACATTCAAAGccatatttttatcaaacaaaataCATCAATCAACAGAAGACCaaacaaagaaaattataacaaaacTGGCATTGAAACTAATCCAATTTGATGCATGGTCACAACAATAGTCCAAAACCCCAAATCAGCATGGGGAAAGTGCAATTGTGCAGCtcaattaatcatgaaattcaataattttcaattttacacATCAAAAATATTTACTCTGCTACGTGTTTAGTCACATCTCAAAATTGTGGCATTAATCATTTTCCTTAGCAATTTTATGACAAAAAGAAATGAAGTGTAGATAATAGGTAAGGAACGAAAGCTTGAGCAGACATCTTAGGAAGGGTCATTAGACTAACATAATTGGCAACAGGAGGGTACATTCTAATGAGATATGAAAATACATGATATCTATTTTTGAATTTGCATCTCCTACCTTTGAAATGTATACAAAAGCAGTATAGTTTTTAGGGTTGGGTCTAGCAGaagattaacataatttaagtaTTACACAAATGTTCTAGGTGCTCCAAAAAATGTAATGCATGTTCTTTATGTTAAGAACTAAGAAGGATGGGTATGCAGGAGAGAAATACTCTGTTCATTGCTAAAAAAATTTTGAGGGTCAAACTTTGTCTTAATTTGTGCCAATCTTCTAAAGTTTCCCTTAAAGTACTTCTTGCCCCAAACACTAGCTTTTGAGTAGCTTGTGTTGTGATACTTGTTTTTGCCTAAATCAAGATCCTTATAGTTGAAATAGGCAGCTCTTGGAGACTTTGAGACATAAGGAGTCATGTATCTATAAACCCTTTTAGCCCAGTGCAGGTGCGTCTTGGATGCTTCCTTGCTATTCACTTCCTACTTGACCAAGTATTGTATGTTGTACAAGTTTCCCTTTCTGTGGGGAAAAGGGATTTCAGATTCTGAAATTTCATTCATTCTACCACCATATGGTTCCATTAACAGCAAGGCTAACGTTTCTTCTTCTAGAAGCATTTTCCAAATTCCTTCTAAGCCAGTTTTTGGTATTGGCTCCTTTACAAAGTCAGACTTGGCCTTGAAAGAGCTTTTATACGTGGTAGTTCTGTTAAGCAAGAGTTCTGGAGGGTCCTCTTTGTTGTATCCAGCAAAGAATAAAACTGATTGAATCCAGCTCATTTCAGTGCAGTCTTTGGCCTGCAATCCCAATTCTGGGAAACTCTCATTCATCAGTTGGATTAACTTGTCGTGTCTTCCAAGGAAGAGAAATTCGAAGGTTGCTTGGAATGTTTTTGATTTGTCACCACTATTTTGAGCAACTATTCTAATGAAAAGATCCTCATGCAATTCATGTGCTATGTGTTGCCACCTGTGAATGAGCTTGGTGGCTCCTTCTTCTAGTGTTTTGTGAATGTTGAACCCTGTAACAATAGGTGGAACTCTAACCAACTTGATCTTCCATGCAAGAATGACTCCAAAACTAGTAGCACTACCTCCTCTTATGGCCCAGAAAACATCTTCCCCCATTGATTTTCGATCATGAATCTTTCCATTCACAGGTTCCTGCCGCAAATCCGTGCACTTTACTtgcttttgaaattttgtagTAAAGTTCACCTATTGATGCCCCAGCCTGAACCCATGTTGTTTCATAATCAAGGTTAATTTCGATGGAACGGATGTTGATGAGGTCAACCATCACAAAAGGGGCCTTACAAAGATATGATAGCCCTTCATAATCATGGCCGCCACTTCTGACTCTGATCTGCAGCCCAAGTTCTTTGCTGCATTGAATAGCTGCTTGAATTTCTGATTCATGGAAAGGTGTTAGAATGAGGAGAGGCTTCCTTGAAGAATTCAACCATCTAGGATTTTGCTCCAATGATTCCaatgttggttaatttgaaaaatcgagatgatactggataaatctgaagtcgtgtataacactttcagattgaatcaaatttcggggttcaaccaaaattgttcaatcggataaaatcagaa encodes the following:
- the LOC114408117 gene encoding berberine bridge enzyme-like 22 gives rise to the protein MEFGYCAVFLILLLPISCGASTSLEKKFKKCLLTQLNGNSESIENITFTSSSSLYPQVWDSSAQNLRFVNSSRKPLIILTPLHESEIQAAILCSKQLGLQIRVRSGGHDCEGLSYLSLRKAPFVMVDLINIRSIEINLDDETAWVQAGATLGELYYKISNASEVHGFPAGPVPGIGIGGHISGGGQGMMMRKHGLAADHVVDAYLIDVNGTVHDRKSMGEDVFWAIRGGSATSFGVILAWKIRLVRVPAIVTVSERPLEEGATNLIHRWQYIAHELHEDLFIRVIAQNSGDKSKTFKATFGSIFLGETDRFITLMNESFPELELNVNYCTEISWIQSVLVDAGYDRDDPPEVLLDRTNEFKSYFKVKSDFVKKPIPKSGLEGAWKMLLEEEMFAWLIMEPYGGRMNEISESEIPFPHRKGNLYSIEYVVKWEQNSKETSKKYLQWAKRVYRYMTPYVSKSPRAAFFNFKDLDLGKNKHHNTSYSKASVWGNKYFKGNFRRLAQIKTKFDPQNFFRNEQSIPLLHTHPS